TCAACGTAAAGTTTATTATCAAGAAATAAATCTTTGTCAaccccaagaaaatcaaaatgtgGAGTTTGCTCCTTAAGAGATAATGTCTCAACACTCAATTGTTCTACGACTAAAGCAATGAATCTTACCTCTAAACAATTCCCTTCTGTAAAATCAATGGCCTATTATATTTGAATAAAGAAAGTCTCATCATCATTTTGACTACTTGTCTACTCATGTACAATTCACAATCTTCATCAAGGTACTTGTCATAGAATGGTGAAGAATTCCGATCTATAGTAGTGTCTTCTTTAGAGCATTCTTCACCATCTTCAAATATGTTTCAAACAAAACAATTCATAGATCATTGACTCACAATAGTAGACTCTGGAACAGCACTTGAATAAGTTGAACGGTCATCATTGGAATCGtcatttttatagaaaattgcAAACTTTCTCCTACACCTCTGAATTGGAGAGTTTGGAATCCCATTAAGGACTATATTCATCCTTTGATGAAGCGCTTCATAAGATTACCTCAACTCAATAAGTTCATATTCATAATGTACATCAACACTTTTAGTGTTCCCTTGACATCTTGCAACCattctaaaaaagaataagaaaattcgTAACTTTCTAACAGATTGACCTTTTTTCAGTATATTGTGAAAATCTCActctagaaaattcaaaatcacaatcccttttttttcttggaaacTAGAAAGATAGATCTTTCCAACCATACATGGCATCTACAAAGAAACTTTacaagaaaatacaaaattcaCAAAGAAGATGAACAAACTATTCTGGATCTGAATGAGAATTTGGATAAATCAACAGGAAAACTAGCTTTGATATCAAATTGATAGTGGAAAATAAACCCAGATACCAAAATGGTATCAGAAATTGGATGAATATATTAGATAGATGAAACAAAGGGTACACACAAGAATGATAGATAGCTCACCAGCTAGGTAAAAGATCAATGGGATGCAGACTATCATCACTCCAAGATAAAAGACTTGAATAAGTCCCCCACTCAATGGAATCCACCAAAGAGATACAGAAAGAACTTCGCCACCAAAAAGATAAGAGCTAAAGTAGAAAAATCACTCTTCACACACCATCACAAGCCAAACGCTAATTTTCTGTAAAACACACTATATATTTCTATTGATTTCTCATTgacatgtgtgtatatatatatatatatatgactacatTCCAAGAGAGTTAAATGCTTACAATAAACACTTCGACAACTTCCCAAATGGTCTTTACAGTCACTCAATAATCAGATTACTAGGTTATAGCAACTACCAAAAAGACTCCATAAATAAGTTTGACAGGATAGTAAAGAAAAATGGACACACTAAATAAATGACACATGTTGCCAACATGGCTGCCACGTATGCTGTCACTGCACTCCCACATCAGCACTTTGGGCTGGACAAAACATGTTTATGGAGGAGTGTAGTAACTATGAAGTATGGTGAGGAGTGAGGTGGTTGGAGTACAAAGCTCATTCAAGGAACTCATGGATGTGATTTATGAAAGAGCATTAGGATGGGATGGGTAGGTTCTTACAATACACCCATTTTGATGCTGGCACTGGTAGTCAAATCTAGTTCTGGCATGACTACAGGTCTGGAGATCAGCCTTTGCGAGTGGGTTTTCTGTCTTGTATGATTCCTAATTGCTCCAAAGATAGAAAAGCATCAATGGAGTCTTTGTTGGTGCAACAAACAAAAAGGGAGATAAGGAGCTGGGATGTTAGATTCCATGAAGGCTCTAATGATTAGGAGTTAGAATTGTTAGGAAAAAATTCTAAGTGGGCAATCTAATTAAACAAGAAATTTTCATGGTGGATAGGTGTTGCATATGTAAAAAAAGCAATGAAGACACTGACCACTTGCTACTACATTGTCGAATGgatgaaattttgtttctctagCTTTTGGAGAGAAATGTGTAATTGGTGATCCTGAAAGAATGAAAGGCATGCTGCAATGTTGgcaacaaaatccaaaaacttTTAGAAGTAGAGTATGAAACATAATCTCATATTGTCCGATGTGGCAATCATAAAGGAAGTGGAATAGGACTTTCAAGGGGTAAGAGCTATCTATAAGGAGAATAAAACCTCAATTTGTTGGGTCTCTTCTCTATTGGATGTCACTGGATGGGAGTAGACCATAAAAAACGTATGAGTTGATAGATGAATCCTATCCCTAATCATCTATAGGAGAACTTGTGGAATATATAGCTAGCATATATCAGTTATAGCCTTCGTATtctttgtaaaatttcaataaaattattgttactTATAAAAGAATGAAGGAATTGCCTTCCAAATTTCAATACCATATTGTTTGCCGAACGCCCTTCCAACACACCAATAACTAAACCACTGATCTCAGCATAACCCATCTAGCTCCAaataaacagaaagaaaaagagtcCACAAATCGAATAATGTTTCCATTTTGTCTTAATTCCATACTTAACAAAGATGAAAATCTATTGTGTGagaacaagaaataaagaaataaaaatgtaaGGCAATAAAAGCTGCCACTAAGCTTGAACTCAAATCAAAACTCATCCACTAGTAAGTACAGGATGGAGGCGGCTGTCATGAGTTCAAGACCTTTATGGGTAAGAGTGTGGCCTACCAGcagaaccaaaaataaataaataaataacaggGTGTCTTGTTGTTTTATTAGAGTGTAGCACTCCAATTCAATTCACTTTTTCTACAACATAAATTCAAACCTCGTCAATGAACTCTAGTTCAATTGGCACCTCCTCTCCTTATAAGTCCTATGTGAAGGGTTgggtcatgggttcaagacccatcaCCATTAAGTGAGTGTGTAACTTaccattaaaaagaaaatacgTTAAATCAAACCTCATTTCTAGTAGGAACACAGTAGCATAATCTAAACATAGATTATGCTACTGTGAATGAAGTAGATAGGGAATAAGTGAGAGACTTACATTAACTTCTTAGACCCTTGATATAGCCTTTGGCAGCGATCTTTCACTACATCAGTCGTCTGTTCTAGCGTATATATCTGAAcataatggaaaaatgaaagaagtaaAATAAGAAGTATGGccactttttctttaaatacaGAAAGAGACAGTgacaaagaaaaattacatgGGTTCGGCAATTTCAACCATAAAAAACCTTAAATACAACCTCTTGATTACTATTTCTGTGGAATCCAATTCCAATAGATTAAATATAGAATCTGAGTCTATAACAAGTCAAGTatagaaatagtaaaaaaaaaatagatatatgaTAGAGGGTCCGATTGGGCTTGTACCTGCTTCAGAAACATAGGGGAATCGTCCAGCTTGATAAAGGCACCCATTGTTTCTCTCGACTCGAGTCTCAACCCAAAAACgcaaaacctctctctctctctctctgagtttcAGATCGGAGTGAAGGAAATAAGATCACAATCGGAAGTCGTTTCACACTTCACGTGAGGTGAGGTGAGGTGAGGTGAGAGGGCAATATGGGCAATTGGATGACAAAACACCGAAGGTGCACCTTTTTTtcggcgaaaatgggtaattacccataaaaccccaactatttagttagtagggtcagtttggaaacattttcgcaaactagcaactcgagcctcagaggctcgattttgggcccctaaatcgagtctctaagactcggtTTACGTCCTTTGACATGGCAAAAAAGACGTTGGAGTACACGTGGaaatcgagtgtctaaaactcgatttccacgtggaCTACACATGGAAATCGACtgtctaagactcgatttccaaaatggaaatcgagtctcaggCACTCGATTTCTAATAGGCGTTTTTTGAATTTAACGCTCTCCAATCTCAATCTCACTCATCAGTCAAACCCCCTCTCTGTCTCCGAcccactctccctctccttctctcactcaccctctccttctctcactctctcagcgtCACCGTCGCCGACGCCGACCCACTCACCCACTGACCCTCTCAGCCTCACCGGTCCTCTGAAACCCCTCTCTCAGTCTCCAacccactctcactcaccctctccttctctcactctctcagcgtCACCGTCGCCAACGCCGACGCCGGCCCCAACCCACTCACCCTCTCAGCCTCACCGCTCAGtcaccctctcactctctcgCTCACCGACCCACTGTCGCACGTCCCTGTCCGCTGTAACTCAGTCTCCACCAtctgaaagaaaaagaagaaaaaaaggtgaGTCCCCTATGCATTTTGCAATGTAATCagttcgtttttttttttgttttttttttctattttggtttctgTACTGAATTTGTTATAGAGGTAAAATATTCTGGTTATATCCAGCACGCACAGAAATTTATTGGGTGGAGAATCAAAACACCATATTGAAGTATAAAAATGTCACCAAAGCTCAgtcatatataaagaaaacaactcGAATGCCTACCATGGTTCTTTCTCAgtgtttatttatatgtttcGGCTATGTATAAGTCATTGCCAAGTGATGAAATGTGAttagaaaatttgattttttttttcccctgtaaGGAGATGGTTTTCTTactggtttattttatttttgttggccTCATTTAAACCAGATATCAAATTCTAGTATGTAGGGAAGTATATTTTGTGCTCAAGCAAATTCTCACACATGGATACACTTTCGAGAAAGGCCTACAGAAGGAACTCCTTCATTTCAGTGTGGCAGAAACGTGAccattataagtttataacttATGCAACCTTCTATCCTTAGTACGGATGGCTTGAAATTATAGTTGCTAATTATAAGGCGTTGGTGTTACAGGTTTAAAAGTTTGAATCTAGATGCAAGTAGACTTTTTGTCTTAGTGATGTGTTTCTTGTCAATGAAGATGGCGACAATTTGATAAGTACTTCCTATTTGTTGCAATCCGTAGTTGCCCATTGTGAAAAGGACACCATAAAGAGTGGATAGGAGAAGATAGGACAAGTCCAAAAATGACTTGATATAGGCACTTATATGTTAATTCTTCTATAGGTAACTCTGTCCTTTCTTCTTCTGCCATTTTTTTTGCCTTTCATTTGCTGCATTTGTATCTTGTTCCATAGTCAATAATTATTGTTTTCCACCTATTAATGTCCTaggaatatttttctctctttctgtctAGAGATTTCCACTTCTCACCACCCTCCTTTGCTACCTACAATTCATTGTAAGTCAAACAAGAAGATTAGAACAACCTGTCCAAAGTTTAATCacctaacaaaaaataaaaaataaagagcaaGGGCAGTAATTAATAAATACTTGTACCTCTTTACCACCCTTCGAATCgggattttcttctttataagtCTTCCTAAAGTCATCCCTGACacagaaattgaaaacatttcaGCACACACACACGCGGAAAGATAATCCAAACGTGCAAGAGAGGGACTGGGAGATAGTATacatgaagagaaagaaggcaGTTTGTGGGCGCTTGGGGGCATTTGGATCCTTAGACTTCTTGTcagtttttgctttctttgccTTCGGCACTGTTGAACTTGATTTCTTCctgccaaacaaaaaaaaaaaaaaagcagtgtTATACCCAGAAAAGATTGCATTGACAGAGaaagggaagagaagaagagtatCTGtctgtagtagtagtagtaggcTTCTTCTTGGGGGGGTCACTGGGCTTCTCCACAATTAGTGGCTTACCACTACAGTCTCTCCCATCTTTGGTATGGGGCCATTTCCTACTCGCAAGTCCTgcattctcatatatatatgcTGTTAGAATAGATAATTATGATGCTTGTGCActtaaaaacatttttggaGGCCTTATGTATTTTTCATTTGGCAACCTTATTTTGTCTCTGTGTAGTCCGGATAACGCATTTTAGTCTTGCCGTAGTCCTTTCCCCTAAGTGCTGGCACTGTAATCCCAAACATGGTGCTCATAGTTAGTATTTAGCACTAAAAAGCGTCCCATATATTAACATATTTGATTCTTAACAAATTAAGATTACCCAATGGTCCACAATCATATGACTGTGAGAtacaaagcaaagcaaagcaaagcaataTGCTATAGTTAAATCCATTGAAATCAACCTAAGTTACCTACAGCATAAATAGTGTAAATATCGACTACCATATAAAGCAAGATACTTGAAATAGTTAAaacttaatttgtaatttatgattttatattctattgatagacaaaaattcaattcaaactaTGTTTGAATTAGTGCATGTATGAACAGATTAGGCTCATTCTCTTGTTGTTTCTTTTACTTTAAAGCCAGTATACACACAAACATGTGAGGAGTATTTTGGTttaatcattctcatgaaaagGATTTAGTAGATATATGTTGGAAACTTTcataccgaaaaaaaaaaattaaataaataactaccAAAATACCGGTTTAGTAAGCTAATTCCCGGTGAAGTCCTCCCTTCAAAGTTCTAAGAAATTTGCTATGATTCTGCAATTATGAACAAGCAACCATAGTCGTCATTTCATTATGGCTGCTCTAAGTCATACCTatatatttaagcatattgtgtgttcaattttgaaactaactgcttatcattcttcttcagtaTGGCTGCTGCAAATGCTGGACGCATTGACTATACACAGCCTGGACCCATTGACGACTCGGTGTTGACACAGCAGGCGACGCATCGGTCCGAAGCTATTTGGAATGGGCGGGTAAAACACTCAACTAAAACAGTAACTTGTGCACATGCATTTAATCCATACAATGTACACGTATTTGCATATACTATATTAATCCATGATTTTGTTATGTGCAGGATCCAGGGTCCATTACTTGCCGTAGTCGTAGTTCAGAGTTCTCCAAGCAACCTCCAATGGTGGACGACCGAGTGAGGAACATCATCACCACAGTTGGTTTGGAGGGACTCCTGTGGGTCCCAGGTAGAGAGATTGACAATGGCCTGATAACGGCCTTAGTGGAGCGATGGCGGCCCGAGACTCACACCTTTCACATGCCACATGGTGAGGTGACCATCACATTGCAGGATGTGGAGGTTCTTCTCGGGCTTCCTGTTGATGGTGACGCTATATCAGGGAGCACACAAAAAACTTGGGTGAATGTGTGCCGGGACTTCCTTGGTTTTCAACTTGTAACTCAAAATAACCATAAGCAACTTGATGGGCAGAGGATTCTCATCAACCGCCTTTTGGAGGAAGTTGCTAACCCATTGCCGCCTGATGCTGAAGAGGATCAGCTGCATAAGTACGCACGATGCTACATCCTACCGCTATTGGGGGACACAATATTCATGGACAAATCCGGCGATAGGGTGCATCTAATGTGGGTGCAGCAGTTGGAAAACCTTCACAATCCACGGAGGTACAGTTGGGGAAGTGCTTGCCTTGCATGGTTGTATCGAGAGCTATGCAGGGCAAGCGAGGACACCAGTCAGATTGGTGGGTGCTTGCTGTTGCTCCAGTACTGGGCATGGGCCAGGTTCCCCTATTTGTGCCCGACAGTTGAGCGAGGCCCGCCAGTGGGTGCTTACGGTCCTTCAGTACGTGGTCCACTATCCCTGAAGTAAGTCTCTACCTCATACTGCTATAACATACTGTCTTCACCAAAGCACGAGTCTTATATTATGTTTTgagttctttttctatttggttctAACTTCTTCTTGAGGAATTTTATTTGCTATTTGAAGTCGTAgtctctttaggttttttataAAGGTTTTATTGTAATCAGTAACACTCATAGAGAGAGTCTTTAGGTTATTTATAAAGAATGTAAAAGACACTACATATAATGAGTAAGAGGTGAATCAGCATAaatgctttaattttattatatatgtataattattatatgaattatagtattatataaattttcaaaatgtctGCACATTATGATgcacaataccaaaaaaagaatataataataataattgattccCAATATGATTCTATATTTGACAACTACAATgcattacacacacacacacacaaacacaaatgcATCTATATGTGGAAATTTGTTTTACCATCTTTATATGCATATTTCCACTAGGATTGAGGCTGTCAACAATGCAGCCACAATCCCATCAATGATTTGTCTATTCAAGATGAAAGCCATTTCAAACAATATAAATCTAAATATTCCTTTTCAGTTTGGAACTTGGGGATTGTGCCTATAAGAAGCAAGAGAAGATATCGAAACAACGTAATGATTAAAAGAAGTAGAGAAAACTCAGTTGGAAGGCCAATCAAAAAGGAATATAATATGTTACTTATATAGTTGGATGTTTTCATGTAAAGAGAGTTAGCATTATGACTGAGAATATAAAGTTCAACAGAAACCCCTAgaacaaagaaatatataattgagAATATATGTGGCCCATCCTGATTCATTAGGACTGTATTTAagaaagatcaaaataaaacactagTGTGAAAGCTATTTAAACATATGAGCTTTTCAGTCAAGTTGTGTGGAGAGGCTGAGGCGAGGCAGTTGCTATTgctacttcatcttctttttcttctttcttc
This genomic stretch from Quercus lobata isolate SW786 chromosome 3, ValleyOak3.0 Primary Assembly, whole genome shotgun sequence harbors:
- the LOC115980932 gene encoding HMG1/2-like protein — translated: MGETVVTDTLLLFPFSVNAIFSGYNTAFFFFLFGRKKSSSTVPKAKKAKTDKKSKDPNAPKRPQTAFFLFMDDFRKTYKEENPDSKGGKEVAKEGGEKWKSLDRKREKYS